A genomic segment from Oncorhynchus clarkii lewisi isolate Uvic-CL-2024 chromosome 12, UVic_Ocla_1.0, whole genome shotgun sequence encodes:
- the LOC139422973 gene encoding TLR adapter interacting with SLC15A4 on the lysosome-like isoform X2 has protein sequence MLGEAFIRVFRYRKEDCDCDSTKAQERPPHPAPNIVLNQGSMLGNMDGLVQSGPRATTRPSDALTIPNSHSDDYGDLELYRSWCCTTFCKDYPDLQLRGDHVGNRSSMSLRLESEVFQGPLLQSQDLGELESLEPTGPVEPGVQVESQTLQDEGNLVIDSSIITLNREPLSNSMLNGYLESKLLEVYRQHMQDSLARGSSPLVQTPPQGLVPEPVKQLSQYLCQDHGLDSSTAQSIVIHYLSTCTVASSNFSSPDLRISNLRIPNPEPRKKPT, from the exons ATGTTGGGAGAAGCCTTCATCAGAGTCTTCAGGTACAGGAAAGAGGATTGTGATTGTGATTCCACAAAGGCTCAGGAACGTCCACCACACCCTGCTCCCAATATCGTTCTGAACCAAGGTTCAATGTTAG GAAACATGGATGGCCTGGTGCAGTCTGGTCCTAGAGCGACCACCAGGCCCAGTGATGCCCTCACCATCCCCAATAGCCACAGTGACGACTATGGTGACCTGGAGCTCTATCGCTCCTGGTGCTGTACCACTTTCTGCAAAGACTACCCCGACCTGCAGCTCAGAGGGGACCATGTGGGAAACAGGAGTTCAATGAGCCTGCGGCTGGAGAGTGAGGTGTTCCAAGGGCCACTTCTTCAGTCTCAGGACCTGGGAGAGCTGGAGTCCTTGGAACCCACAGGGCCTGTAGAGCCTGGGGTACAGGTGGAGTCCCAGACCCTGCAGGATGAGGGTAACCTGGTCATAGACAGCAGCATCATCACCCTGAACAGGGAACCTCTGTCCAACTCCATGCTGAACGGCTACCTGGAGAGTAAGCTGCTGGAGGTGTACAGACAGCATATGCAGGACAGCCTGGCCCGGGGCAGCTCTCCCCTGGTCCAGACCCCTCCCCAGGGCCTGGTACCAGAACCAGTGAAGCAGCTCAGCCAGTATCTCTGTCAGGACCACGGCCTAGACTCCAGTACGGCCCAGAGCATCGTCATCCACTACCTCAGCACCTGCACCGTGGCCAGCTCCAACTTCAGCTCTCCCGACCTGCGCATCTCCAACCTACGCATCCCCAACCCTGAGCCCAGGAAGAAGCCCACCTGA